In one Palaemon carinicauda isolate YSFRI2023 chromosome 25, ASM3689809v2, whole genome shotgun sequence genomic region, the following are encoded:
- the LOC137619204 gene encoding putative nuclease HARBI1 has product MTPSKRKIRAVMVIALLHDEYEHDICKKSRKVWMKPWLRKRENFYHMTLLKELKENNPEDYRNYLRMTDNAFRDLLSLVSPKITKKDAVMRKSIPAEERLIATLRFLATGRSLEDLKFSTGISAQALGHIISETCQAIYDALRNEYLKFPTTSGEWKKIADDFYLLWNFPNCGGAIDGKHVSIVPPSNSGSYYFNYKGYFSVVLMAIVNANLEFLMVDVGKNGRISDGGIIEDTVFHKKLIEGTLNLPQNNETKYGLNFVFIGDEAFALHEHLLKPFPQRELTYEKKIYNYRLSRARRVVENAFSVLSNVFRVFHTSIALKPEKIDRVVLASCVLHNFLRRNCRNSYTPLNKTDFENIESGIVSDADWRKDSNDAHFTNLQALGQQNASDATKNARLSYVAYFNGDGKVPWQDRLIK; this is encoded by the exons ATGACAccaagtaaaaggaaaataagagcGGTAATGGTCATAGCACTCCTGCATGATGAATACGAACATGACATTTGCAAGAAAAGTCGTAAAGTATGGATGAAGCCATGgctgagaaagagagaaaacttttATCATATGACGTTATTGaaagaattaaaggaaaataatccggaggattatagaaattatttgagaatgactgataatgcCTTCCGAGATCTTTTATCCCTTGTGTCTCCAAAAATTACAAAGAAGGATGCGGTAATGAGGAAGTCTATTCCTGCCGAAGAAAGGTTAATTGCCACATTGAGGTTCCTAGCAACAGGCCGATCATTGGAAGATCTCAAGTTTTCGACAGGCATATCGGCACAAGCGTTGGGACACATCATATCCGAGACATGTCAAGCAATATATGATGCTTTGAGGAATGAATATTTAAAG ttcCCTACAACCAGTGGAGAGTGGAAAAAAATTGCTGATGACTTCTATCTCTTATGGAATTTTCCTAATTGTGGTGGAGCAATTGATGGCAAACATGTATCTATTGTACCCCCTTCTAACAGTGGATCATATTACTTCAATTATAAAGGTTACTTCAGCGTCGTTCTCATGGCAATAGTAAATGCTAATTTAGAGTTTTTGATGGTTGATGTGGGCAAGAATGGTCGCATTTCAGATGGAGGAATAATTGAAGACACCGTTTTTCACAAAAAGTTAATAGAAGGTACTTTAAATTTGCCCCAAAATAATGAAACCAAATATGGTTTGAACTTTGTGTTTATAGGGGACGAAGCTTTTGCGCTTCACGAGCACTTGCTAAAACCTTTCCCCCAGAGAGAATTaacttatgaaaagaaaatttacaattACAGACTCTCTCGCGCCAGACGAGTAGTCGAAAATGCGTTTAGTGTACTATCCAATGTATTTCGAGTTTTCCACACATCCATCGCCTTGAAACCAGAAAAAATTGACCGTGTTGTTTTGGCAAGCTGTGTACTTCATAATTTCTTACGGAGAAATTGCAGGAATTCCTACACTCCTCTAAATAAGACTGACTTTGAAAACATTGAAAGTGGCATTGTATCGGATGCAGACTGGAGAAAGGACTCAAATGATGCCCACTTCACAAATCTTCAGGCATTAGGTCAACAAAATGCCAGTGATGCAACCAAAAATGCTAGGCTGTCATATGTTGCATATTTCAATGGTGATGGCAAAGTACCATGGCAAGATAGACTGATAAAATAA